A section of the Paenibacillus odorifer genome encodes:
- a CDS encoding ABC transporter ATP-binding protein, which translates to MFSVLRDLGWFFRREKRRYLIGLILLIGVGVLELLPPRLLGNAIDDIVRGSITTASLAKYIGMIFILLLVIYWITYIWMHKLFGGSNLVERLLRSRFMNHLMTMTPSFFEKNRTGDLMARATNDIRAVSATVGFGMLTLVDSTIYLTVVLFAMGFLVSWKLTLAAVLPLPLIAIAMIFYGKAIHDRYSLAQDAFGDMNDQVLESVSGVRVIRAYVQERLDEKRFSDITEDVYNKNMAVARVDAFFEPTIRFCVGLSYIIGLTYGIYLVFRNQITLGDLVSFNMYLGMIVWPMFAIGELINIMQRGGASLERIDETLNSKPDVQNAAHPVQVPHPTRIELNDVTFRYPSSTIDNLSHVNLTLNQGQTLGVVGRTGSGKSTLLKQLLREYPTGNGEILISGVPIQQISLDQLHSWMGYVPQEQILFSKSVRQNIQFGLDNAGDDTIMQAITAAAFQNDLGTLSDGLDTLVGERGVSLSGGQKQRVSLSRAFIANPDILILDDALSAVDARTEAQIIDNIRNERAGKTTLISTHRLSAVQHADMIVVLDNGQIVERGTHQELLDLNGWYREQYDRQQVENNLSND; encoded by the coding sequence TTGTTCTCTGTTCTTCGCGATCTCGGCTGGTTTTTTCGCCGAGAAAAAAGGCGTTACCTGATTGGACTCATATTACTCATAGGTGTAGGCGTTCTTGAATTACTCCCTCCACGTCTGCTAGGCAATGCCATTGACGACATAGTACGCGGTTCGATTACTACAGCTTCGCTTGCCAAATATATCGGCATGATCTTTATTTTGCTGCTAGTTATTTATTGGATTACCTACATATGGATGCACAAACTTTTCGGAGGTTCCAACCTTGTTGAGCGCCTGCTGCGCTCCCGATTTATGAATCATCTTATGACTATGACACCCTCGTTCTTCGAAAAAAATAGAACTGGTGACCTCATGGCCCGGGCAACCAATGATATCAGAGCCGTCTCAGCTACCGTAGGATTCGGGATGCTTACACTGGTGGATTCTACAATCTACCTCACGGTTGTGCTGTTTGCGATGGGCTTTCTCGTGAGTTGGAAATTGACCCTTGCAGCAGTATTACCATTACCCCTAATTGCAATAGCTATGATTTTTTATGGTAAAGCTATTCATGATCGATACAGCTTAGCGCAGGATGCATTCGGAGATATGAATGACCAAGTGCTCGAATCTGTCTCTGGTGTACGCGTAATCCGTGCTTATGTCCAAGAGCGTCTTGATGAAAAACGTTTCTCGGATATTACTGAAGATGTTTACAACAAAAATATGGCCGTAGCTCGTGTCGATGCTTTCTTCGAACCAACTATCCGCTTCTGCGTCGGACTCAGCTACATTATTGGTCTTACTTATGGGATTTACCTTGTATTCCGCAATCAGATCACACTGGGTGATCTAGTCTCCTTTAATATGTACCTCGGTATGATTGTATGGCCGATGTTCGCTATTGGAGAATTGATCAACATTATGCAGCGTGGCGGAGCTTCCCTCGAACGTATCGACGAGACGTTAAACTCCAAACCCGATGTTCAAAATGCTGCCCATCCCGTTCAAGTTCCCCATCCTACTCGAATCGAGCTTAACGATGTGACTTTCCGTTATCCTTCTTCGACGATAGACAATCTAAGCCATGTCAACTTAACCCTGAACCAAGGGCAGACATTAGGTGTAGTCGGGCGTACAGGAAGCGGGAAATCTACACTGCTCAAACAATTGCTCCGCGAATATCCGACAGGTAATGGAGAGATCCTTATCTCTGGCGTGCCTATTCAACAGATTTCCCTGGATCAGCTGCATAGCTGGATGGGTTATGTTCCACAAGAGCAAATCCTTTTCTCCAAATCCGTTCGGCAAAACATTCAGTTTGGTCTAGACAACGCCGGTGACGATACGATTATGCAAGCCATTACAGCTGCCGCTTTCCAGAACGACCTGGGCACATTGTCCGATGGTCTGGATACTCTGGTGGGTGAACGTGGTGTATCCCTCTCCGGTGGACAAAAGCAACGTGTCTCTCTGTCCAGAGCTTTTATCGCTAATCCTGATATTCTTATTCTGGACGATGCCTTATCAGCCGTTGACGCTCGTACGGAAGCTCAGATTATCGACAATATCCGGAATGAACGTGCCGGAAAAACCACATTAATCTCTACTCACCGTCTCTCCGCCGTCCAACATGCCGATATGATTGTTGTACTGGATAACGGACAAATCGTTGAGCGAGGTACACATCAGGAGCTGTTGGATTTGAATGGCTGGTACCGTGAACAATATGATCGGCAGCAAGTCGAAAATAACTTATCGAATGATTAA
- a CDS encoding DUF441 domain-containing protein, translating into MDMTSLLLLGLAALGIISSNSPVTIAMVVLLLLRVLGLQQTFPWLEKYGLTIGIIILTIGVMTPLASGKISLQTVGQSFLHWKSLLAIAIGILVAFLGGRGATLMTNQPTVVAGLLIGTVIGVALFKGVPVGPLIAAGILSLMIGKM; encoded by the coding sequence ATGGACATGACCTCTTTGCTTTTGCTTGGACTTGCAGCGCTGGGAATTATCAGCAGCAATTCCCCTGTAACAATAGCAATGGTCGTCCTATTACTGCTAAGAGTACTTGGCCTGCAGCAAACCTTTCCTTGGCTAGAAAAATACGGTTTAACCATCGGGATTATCATCCTGACCATCGGGGTCATGACCCCATTAGCCAGCGGCAAAATATCGCTGCAGACAGTCGGTCAATCCTTCTTGCACTGGAAGTCCTTGCTTGCTATCGCTATTGGCATTCTCGTCGCTTTTCTTGGAGGCCGCGGTGCTACGCTCATGACCAACCAACCCACAGTTGTTGCAGGTCTGCTGATTGGCACGGTGATCGGGGTTGCGTTATTTAAAGGCGTTCCGGTCGGACCGCTGATCGCAGCCGGCATTTTATCACTTATGATCGGCAAAATGTAA
- a CDS encoding YpdA family putative bacillithiol disulfide reductase: MKDVIIIGAGPCGLSAAIECQRQGLSSLIIEKSFIVHSIYLYPTNMQFFSTAQLLEIGDVPFTSTNDKPYRHEALVYYRRAAEQYGLEIAAYEEALSIEPLEDGTFAVHTSNMRGEHQKRITANVVIATGYFDQPNMIGIPGEELPKVTHYFGEAHPYTGMKVTVIGGSNSAVDAALELMRVGATVDMVYRGESISENIKPWVRPIFEGMVQKGKITLHLGSRVTEITASSVIVTDHKGDKKALDNDFVLALTGFRPSRTLLTSAGVIMDDDMDKPAFNTSTMESNVPGLYVAGVIASGRNANEVFIETGRGHGKLIADHIVSKESSNPKELKH, translated from the coding sequence ATGAAAGATGTCATTATTATCGGTGCAGGTCCTTGCGGCCTCTCGGCAGCTATCGAATGCCAACGCCAAGGCCTGTCCAGCCTTATCATTGAAAAAAGCTTTATTGTACACTCCATTTATTTGTATCCAACAAATATGCAATTTTTCAGTACGGCTCAGTTATTAGAAATCGGGGATGTTCCGTTCACTTCGACCAACGACAAACCTTACCGTCACGAAGCGCTTGTCTATTATCGCCGAGCCGCTGAGCAATATGGTCTAGAGATCGCCGCTTATGAAGAAGCTTTATCCATTGAGCCGCTTGAAGATGGAACCTTTGCCGTACATACGTCAAATATGCGTGGTGAGCATCAGAAACGTATCACTGCTAATGTAGTTATAGCAACAGGTTATTTTGATCAGCCGAATATGATTGGCATTCCAGGTGAAGAACTACCTAAAGTTACTCATTATTTCGGTGAAGCTCATCCTTACACGGGAATGAAGGTAACTGTAATTGGCGGCAGTAATTCCGCAGTAGATGCAGCGCTGGAGCTTATGCGTGTAGGAGCTACGGTAGATATGGTATATCGTGGTGAAAGCATCTCAGAGAATATTAAACCTTGGGTTCGGCCAATCTTTGAAGGCATGGTGCAAAAAGGGAAAATCACTCTGCACTTAGGCTCGCGTGTCACTGAAATTACTGCAAGCTCAGTAATTGTTACGGATCATAAGGGGGACAAGAAAGCATTGGATAATGATTTCGTTCTTGCCTTGACTGGCTTCCGTCCTAGCCGTACCCTCCTCACTTCAGCGGGTGTGATCATGGATGACGACATGGATAAGCCTGCTTTTAACACCTCTACCATGGAAAGTAATGTTCCAGGGTTGTATGTTGCTGGAGTAATCGCCTCCGGCCGCAATGCTAACGAAGTGTTTATTGAGACCGGAAGAGGGCATGGTAAGCTTATCGCAGATCACATTGTGTCAAAAGAAAGTTCTAATCCTAAGGAGTTGAAACATTAA
- a CDS encoding ABC transporter ATP-binding protein, whose amino-acid sequence MKQWKSYFTFVRPYMKLIVFTLFIGMIKFSIPLTLPMILKYVVDDLLMNPSMGIEERVSHLMLILGGALILFVIVRGPVEYYRQYFAQLITSKVLFDMRNKLYSHLQRLSLRYYQNTKVGEAISRFINDVEQTKNLVEVGMMNVWLDTFTLVFALGFMFYLNPVLALVSISVLPFYAIAVNKLYKRLKLLTKDRSQALAGIQGYLHERIQGISIIRSFTMEKVDQKQFEDINGNFLKKAMAQTRWNAMTFAIINTLTDIAPLLVIGYGGYQVIHGNLTVGTFVAFFGYLDRMYSPLRRLINSSTVLTQASASLERVLELLNEPYDIVDKPGAKVLKDARGEIAFQNVWFKYNEENDWVLKDINLSIQPGQTIAFVGMSGGGKSSLISLIPRFYDISKGSLQMDGYDIQELTQESLRRSVGMVLQDNFLFSGSVRENILFGNPNATEEEVISAAKAANAHDFIEQLPLGYETEVGERGVKLSGGQKQRVAIARVFLKDPKVLILDEATSALDLESEHLIQQALQSLSSQRTTLIVAHRLSTITHADQIVVLENGEITERGTHEQLMSIEGSYARLFNVQHLDA is encoded by the coding sequence GTGAAGCAATGGAAATCATATTTTACTTTTGTACGACCTTATATGAAATTGATTGTGTTTACGCTGTTTATCGGCATGATCAAATTCAGTATTCCGCTAACACTGCCAATGATTCTGAAATACGTGGTTGATGACCTCCTAATGAACCCGAGCATGGGGATTGAGGAACGGGTATCGCATTTGATGCTTATTCTGGGTGGTGCCTTAATTTTATTTGTTATCGTAAGAGGACCCGTGGAGTATTATCGCCAATACTTTGCTCAGCTTATCACAAGTAAAGTGTTGTTCGATATGCGAAATAAGCTTTACAGTCATTTACAGCGGCTGTCACTGCGGTATTATCAGAATACCAAGGTGGGAGAAGCCATCTCCAGATTTATTAACGATGTTGAGCAGACCAAAAATTTGGTCGAAGTCGGCATGATGAATGTATGGCTCGACACGTTTACGCTAGTTTTTGCTTTGGGATTTATGTTTTATTTAAATCCGGTGCTGGCGCTCGTGTCTATCTCGGTATTGCCTTTTTACGCAATTGCTGTTAACAAATTGTATAAGCGGCTTAAGCTTTTAACGAAAGATCGTTCCCAAGCTCTGGCTGGCATTCAAGGTTATCTCCATGAACGGATTCAAGGGATATCAATTATCCGCAGCTTTACGATGGAAAAAGTGGATCAGAAGCAGTTTGAAGACATCAACGGTAACTTTCTTAAAAAAGCGATGGCGCAAACCCGCTGGAACGCTATGACCTTCGCAATTATTAATACATTAACGGATATAGCACCTCTTTTGGTCATCGGATATGGTGGTTATCAGGTCATTCATGGCAATTTGACAGTAGGTACCTTTGTAGCTTTCTTTGGCTATCTGGACCGGATGTATTCTCCGCTGCGAAGATTGATTAATTCCTCGACGGTGCTTACACAAGCCTCTGCTTCTCTTGAACGGGTGCTTGAGCTGCTGAATGAGCCTTACGATATTGTAGACAAGCCGGGAGCAAAAGTGCTAAAGGATGCACGTGGTGAGATTGCTTTTCAGAATGTATGGTTTAAATATAACGAAGAGAATGATTGGGTCTTAAAAGATATTAATCTGAGTATTCAGCCCGGACAGACCATTGCGTTCGTCGGAATGAGCGGTGGAGGAAAGTCCTCCCTTATAAGCTTGATCCCGAGATTCTATGACATCAGTAAAGGCAGCCTCCAAATGGATGGTTATGATATACAGGAATTAACACAGGAAAGCTTGCGCAGGTCTGTCGGTATGGTCTTACAAGATAATTTCTTATTCAGCGGATCTGTGCGTGAGAATATTTTATTCGGTAATCCTAACGCCACGGAAGAAGAGGTCATTTCAGCAGCGAAAGCTGCCAATGCGCATGATTTTATTGAGCAGCTGCCACTGGGTTATGAGACAGAAGTGGGAGAACGTGGTGTTAAGCTATCCGGAGGACAGAAGCAGCGGGTTGCTATCGCAAGGGTATTTCTCAAGGATCCGAAGGTTCTTATATTAGACGAGGCTACTTCGGCGCTGGATCTGGAATCGGAGCATTTAATTCAACAAGCGCTGCAGTCCCTTTCTTCGCAACGTACTACACTAATTGTAGCGCATAGACTGTCAACGATTACTCATGCAGATCAGATTGTCGTACTTGAGAATGGTGAAATTACTGAACGGGGTACGCATGAACAGCTGATGTCGATAGAGGGTAGTTATGCGCGATTATTTAACGTACAGCATTTAGACGCTTAA
- a CDS encoding sigma-70 family RNA polymerase sigma factor, with the protein MNKTTLEEKAIAGDEDSFTVLIDGMQERLYRMAYSYVRNQEDALEIVQETVFKAYISIHKLKQPQYFKTWLTKIAVNCALDFIRKSKKIVYIDQELGGSYAPKSREEVMDLHEALSGLDEKSRMVIVMRYLEDLPIKEIAEVLDMPLSSVKTVIYRGLEKLKISMEESENFG; encoded by the coding sequence GTGAATAAAACCACGCTTGAGGAAAAGGCGATAGCTGGTGATGAAGACAGCTTTACTGTTCTTATTGACGGCATGCAGGAGCGTTTATACCGAATGGCCTACTCCTATGTGCGGAATCAAGAGGATGCGCTGGAGATTGTGCAGGAGACCGTCTTCAAAGCCTATATCTCCATTCATAAATTGAAGCAACCGCAATATTTTAAAACTTGGCTCACCAAGATCGCTGTCAACTGTGCGCTGGACTTTATCCGTAAATCTAAAAAAATCGTGTATATAGATCAAGAGCTAGGAGGCAGCTATGCTCCGAAATCTAGGGAAGAAGTTATGGACTTGCATGAAGCGCTCAGCGGCCTTGATGAAAAATCAAGAATGGTGATTGTGATGAGATATTTGGAGGACTTGCCCATAAAGGAAATTGCAGAGGTTCTTGATATGCCCCTGAGCAGCGTCAAAACCGTTATTTATAGAGGTTTGGAAAAATTAAAAATAAGTATGGAGGAGAGTGAGAACTTTGGATAA
- a CDS encoding HAD family hydrolase translates to MKEVQAILFDLDNTLMDRDYTFRSFSTQFVQDFLGHLKPAEAQAVIEDMIHRDADGYRDKDGFFLELSEILPWEKPVTAEHIRAYYDASYINHGAVMEHALEVLEYCVERGYTLGLVTNGKKEIQNTKIDILGLREYFKAIVISGEVGIAKPDPAIYQLALDKLGASADQTLFIGDHPVNDIWGAGKAGLEGIWLQRKHPWDDQLDIQPWKMIRELKELKAIL, encoded by the coding sequence ATGAAGGAAGTACAAGCTATTTTATTTGATCTGGACAATACTTTAATGGATCGCGACTATACATTTCGCAGCTTTAGCACTCAGTTCGTGCAGGATTTTCTTGGGCATCTGAAACCTGCGGAAGCGCAGGCCGTGATTGAGGATATGATCCACAGAGACGCTGATGGCTATCGTGATAAAGACGGATTTTTCTTAGAACTTAGTGAGATCCTGCCTTGGGAAAAGCCTGTGACGGCTGAACATATCCGGGCGTATTATGATGCGAGCTACATCAATCATGGCGCAGTCATGGAGCATGCTTTGGAGGTTCTGGAGTATTGCGTGGAGCGTGGATATACTTTGGGGCTGGTCACCAACGGTAAAAAAGAAATCCAGAACACCAAAATCGATATTCTCGGCCTGCGAGAGTACTTCAAGGCTATAGTTATATCTGGAGAAGTTGGCATTGCGAAGCCTGATCCTGCGATTTATCAATTGGCACTAGACAAGCTGGGTGCCTCTGCGGATCAAACCTTGTTTATAGGGGATCATCCGGTAAATGATATCTGGGGTGCAGGTAAGGCTGGCCTTGAAGGAATTTGGCTGCAAAGGAAACATCCTTGGGACGATCAGCTGGACATCCAACCTTGGAAAATGATCCGTGAGCTGAAAGAATTAAAGGCTATTTTGTAA
- a CDS encoding DUF4179 domain-containing protein, which yields MDKQLERLQQAYNEIEIPKELSFASRKGIERGKIYKQKNSSSKRALKWTGSVAAAVLISFTVGVNTVPAFASSMDQIPVLGKLVSVLQFTEGSAGGGTIQDGVDVNFISVKQLKNSDQLILNFANPDETQQMASSYNVKFTENPATMTITVSGARKFSAVKDLETLKQSRYVQDAYPLITLDDSAIRFNVTLTDSVAYEVKEYKEPAQVVITLKEKGDEAKGGSVYSLRTVSQPSGEALGMAEEMLYGLEDVRMLKDQKGLYLVEAGYFNSEEEALKQLQKIKTEYGVEDLLVVEKRAAQQIPQSISQVEE from the coding sequence TTGGATAAGCAACTAGAACGTCTACAACAAGCCTATAATGAGATTGAAATTCCTAAAGAACTATCATTCGCTTCTCGTAAAGGAATTGAAAGAGGGAAAATCTATAAACAGAAAAACAGTTCTTCAAAACGTGCCTTGAAATGGACAGGATCAGTAGCTGCTGCTGTATTGATTTCTTTTACGGTGGGTGTAAATACGGTTCCTGCTTTTGCGAGTAGTATGGATCAAATACCGGTTCTAGGTAAGCTGGTCAGTGTTCTGCAATTTACGGAGGGAAGCGCAGGAGGGGGAACCATTCAGGATGGAGTAGATGTGAATTTTATTTCGGTCAAACAACTGAAGAATAGTGATCAATTGATTTTGAATTTTGCAAATCCGGATGAAACTCAACAGATGGCAAGCTCATATAACGTAAAGTTTACGGAAAATCCGGCAACAATGACGATTACAGTAAGTGGGGCCAGAAAATTCTCAGCAGTCAAAGATCTGGAGACATTAAAACAAAGCCGATATGTTCAGGATGCTTATCCACTAATTACACTAGATGATTCGGCCATTCGGTTCAATGTCACACTTACGGACTCGGTTGCTTATGAGGTGAAAGAATATAAAGAGCCAGCACAGGTAGTGATTACGTTAAAAGAGAAAGGAGACGAAGCAAAAGGGGGCTCTGTATATTCCTTAAGAACGGTCTCACAGCCTTCTGGTGAGGCGCTGGGTATGGCTGAAGAAATGTTATATGGGTTAGAGGATGTGCGGATGTTAAAGGATCAGAAAGGCTTATATCTCGTGGAAGCAGGATATTTTAATTCAGAAGAAGAGGCTTTGAAGCAGTTGCAGAAAATTAAGACAGAGTATGGCGTTGAAGATTTATTAGTCGTTGAAAAAAGAGCGGCGCAGCAAATTCCGCAGTCCATTTCTCAGGTGGAGGAATAG
- a CDS encoding DUF3939 domain-containing protein: MLFKRTKKQPKSDHVTVTLPQVKQAIRKFEEDMPGPINRTALILEDKRIDMSRLKRYLGGIPERNFYMSRETYEIFEEEDKLVPYYLDLVQAAVDSYISDTGKLPLLEDTWLPEVHYRLLSTESYLKETPPFPLYITDEEMMLTHRAEHFE; encoded by the coding sequence ATGTTATTTAAACGCACAAAAAAGCAACCCAAATCAGATCATGTAACCGTCACATTACCCCAAGTGAAACAGGCGATTCGAAAGTTCGAAGAAGATATGCCTGGACCTATTAATAGAACAGCATTAATCTTAGAGGACAAAAGAATCGATATGAGTCGCCTGAAACGTTATTTGGGTGGAATACCCGAACGGAATTTCTATATGTCACGAGAGACCTATGAAATTTTCGAGGAAGAAGACAAGTTAGTGCCGTATTATCTGGATTTAGTTCAGGCTGCTGTAGACAGTTATATTAGTGATACAGGCAAGCTACCGTTGCTTGAAGACACCTGGTTGCCAGAGGTTCATTATCGATTGTTATCTACAGAAAGTTATCTAAAAGAAACACCTCCTTTTCCGCTGTATATTACGGATGAAGAAATGATGCTGACCCATCGGGCAGAGCATTTCGAGTAA
- a CDS encoding metalloregulator ArsR/SmtB family transcription factor, whose product MQLEKIVSYHKALADPTRLRLLLLLSQGEMHGQALAEKLNLSQPTVTHHAAKLREAALIKERRDKNTVYFKLNPEFINNGAEASLQFIFSKGAENMEEQLPENSLQDTVIRNFFSKDGRLRQIPAQYKKKLIALQYMVEKLEPGVVYTEKEINEFIKQFHEDFATIRREFIMHQFMYREKDKYELNPREVWTRWEYVK is encoded by the coding sequence GTGCAGTTGGAGAAAATCGTGAGTTATCATAAAGCTTTAGCTGATCCAACGCGTCTTCGCTTATTGTTGCTTCTGTCCCAAGGAGAAATGCACGGGCAAGCGCTGGCTGAGAAGTTGAATTTATCGCAGCCTACAGTCACTCATCATGCGGCTAAATTACGTGAAGCGGCTCTAATAAAAGAAAGACGCGACAAAAATACAGTTTATTTTAAGTTGAATCCGGAGTTTATCAATAATGGTGCTGAGGCTTCACTGCAGTTTATTTTTTCGAAAGGAGCTGAGAATATGGAAGAGCAATTACCTGAGAATAGTCTTCAGGATACTGTAATTCGTAATTTTTTCTCTAAAGATGGCCGGCTGCGGCAAATTCCAGCACAATACAAGAAGAAATTGATAGCGCTTCAATACATGGTTGAGAAGCTGGAGCCAGGAGTTGTTTATACGGAAAAGGAAATCAATGAGTTTATTAAGCAGTTTCATGAAGATTTCGCCACTATTCGTCGTGAATTCATCATGCATCAGTTTATGTATCGTGAGAAGGACAAGTATGAACTAAATCCTCGAGAAGTATGGACTCGGTGGGAATATGTCAAATAA
- a CDS encoding HesB/YadR/YfhF family protein, with protein sequence MNMEISQAAAAWFKRELDLKNGDYIRLFPRYSSGGGLHPGFSLGIATEAPGRPAIQVKQDDIVFYMEEQDLWYMEGYDLSIVYSESEDDIEYKYEPKPVSGEVQV encoded by the coding sequence ATGAACATGGAAATTAGTCAAGCAGCGGCAGCTTGGTTTAAGAGAGAATTGGACCTTAAGAATGGAGACTATATTCGTTTATTTCCCCGGTATAGCTCGGGAGGTGGACTTCACCCCGGTTTTTCGCTTGGCATTGCTACAGAAGCGCCTGGGCGTCCAGCTATTCAGGTCAAACAGGATGATATTGTGTTCTACATGGAGGAGCAGGACTTGTGGTATATGGAAGGTTATGACCTATCTATCGTATACTCTGAGTCAGAGGATGACATTGAATATAAGTACGAACCAAAGCCGGTATCCGGCGAAGTGCAGGTATAG